A genome region from Methanobacterium subterraneum includes the following:
- a CDS encoding Ig-like domain-containing protein produces the protein MTADPDTQSVKAYIQDNTYQLTKNKGTWSMEYPTPQIGDGVYSILLMAQDMVGNTNQTPLTFTVDNTPPVINPEINPESAKPEETITITVTTSPDTQSVVAIIGTQRINLTQQWNLDHQLYPTPR, from the coding sequence ATTACAGCAGACCCTGACACCCAATCTGTAAAAGCATACATTCAGGATAACACCTACCAACTCACCAAAAATAAAGGCACTTGGAGCATGGAATATCCCACACCACAAATTGGTGACGGAGTCTACTCCATCCTACTCATGGCCCAGGACATGGTGGGCAACACCAACCAAACACCACTCACATTCACTGTGGACAACACACCACCCGTCATCAATCCGGAAATCAATCCAGAAAGTGCCAAACCTGAAGAAACAATAACCATAACCGTAACCACATCACCAGACACGCAGAGTGTGGTGGCAATTATAGGCACGCAAAGAATCAACCTCACACAACAATGGAATCTGGACCACCAATTATACCCTACCCCTAGATAG
- the cfbA gene encoding sirohydrochlorin nickelochelatase: MVTNSNSNSKVGIVLVGHGSRLPYGKDVLSQLAEIYRNESDHPVEIGFMNMNKPSIPASINKLSQMGVEKIVVTPVFLAPGVHTTEDIPRILGLNNNGDETQEHSHDHGHGHSHDHGETEEIHFHGEIIYTDPLGPDPKIVSIIKDRVNNAL, encoded by the coding sequence ATGGTTACAAATTCAAACTCAAACAGTAAAGTAGGGATCGTGTTAGTGGGCCACGGCAGCCGACTACCCTATGGTAAAGATGTTCTAAGTCAGTTAGCAGAGATCTACAGGAATGAAAGTGATCATCCGGTGGAAATAGGATTTATGAACATGAACAAACCCTCCATCCCCGCATCCATCAATAAACTGTCCCAGATGGGGGTTGAAAAAATTGTGGTTACCCCTGTGTTCCTGGCACCAGGCGTGCACACCACCGAGGACATCCCCCGTATTCTAGGACTAAATAATAATGGAGACGAAACCCAGGAACACAGCCACGACCATGGCCATGGTCACAGCCACGACCACGGGGAAACTGAGGAGATCCATTTCCACGGAGAAATAATCTACACTGATCCCCTGGGTCCCGATCCAAAAATCGTTTCCATAATAAAAGACCGGGTAAACAATGCCCTCTAA
- a CDS encoding Ig-like domain-containing protein — translation MTTTSDPDTQSVKAYIQDDTYQLTKNPNNTWNLEYTTPQIGDGIYSILLIAQDLVGNTNQTPLTFTVDNTPPVINPEINPESVNPGETINITVTTSPDTQSVVAIIGTQRINLTHNNGTWTTNYTLPLDSTFDIHTIRIEGTDTVGNIGKNTCSYEIVDPNPIPSWLNDLINSDTPSPGNSPDLTTNTGPGNNEGSNNPGPGTIGGNDQLYRDQMYIRNTLTYTPTTDPNTNTTTKPPEMSEWKIDTILIGELLLAAFMIATTAAAVILAERESKQSLTEETKSKEGILGKFGELFGKPKTTKSGKIEFNFVDSIIAAATLFEFIVSPSLLSGILLFVGMFGVVFSFIAKMMYSPLMTLYSIAMLSIMSFFIVKKYWEYSHGDVKKMEELLKRDLETISERLKELFLIK, via the coding sequence ATAACCACCACATCAGACCCTGACACCCAATCTGTAAAAGCATACATTCAGGACGACACCTACCAACTCACCAAAAACCCTAACAACACCTGGAACCTGGAATACACCACACCACAAATTGGTGACGGAATCTACTCCATCCTACTCATAGCCCAGGACCTGGTGGGTAACACCAACCAAACACCACTCACCTTCACAGTAGACAACACCCCACCCGTTATCAACCCGGAAATCAATCCAGAAAGTGTCAATCCCGGAGAAACAATAAATATAACCGTAACCACCTCCCCCGACACACAGAGTGTGGTGGCCATTATAGGCACACAAAGAATCAACCTCACACACAACAATGGAACCTGGACCACCAATTATACCCTACCCCTAGATAGCACCTTTGACATCCACACCATACGAATAGAAGGAACCGACACCGTGGGAAACATCGGAAAGAACACATGCAGTTACGAAATAGTGGATCCGAACCCCATACCCTCCTGGCTTAATGATCTGATAAACTCTGACACTCCTAGCCCCGGAAATTCACCGGATTTAACAACGAACACCGGACCAGGAAACAACGAAGGCTCCAACAATCCAGGACCCGGAACAATCGGAGGCAACGACCAACTCTACCGAGACCAAATGTACATCCGAAACACACTAACCTACACACCCACCACCGACCCAAACACCAACACAACAACCAAACCCCCAGAAATGTCCGAATGGAAAATAGACACCATTTTAATTGGTGAACTCTTACTAGCTGCATTTATGATAGCTACAACGGCAGCCGCCGTAATATTGGCCGAAAGAGAATCCAAACAATCCCTAACAGAAGAAACAAAATCAAAAGAAGGAATACTAGGAAAATTCGGAGAACTCTTCGGAAAACCTAAAACAACCAAAAGTGGAAAAATAGAGTTTAATTTTGTTGATAGTATTATTGCTGCGGCTACCCTGTTTGAATTTATAGTATCTCCTAGTTTGCTTTCGGGCATTCTCCTATTTGTTGGAATGTTCGGAGTTGTATTTAGCTTTATTGCAAAGATGATGTACAGCCCTCTAATGACCCTGTATTCAATTGCAATGCTATCTATCATGTCATTCTTCATTGTGAAAAAATATTGGGAATATTCCCACGGAGATGTGAAAAAAATGGAAGAATTGTTAAAAAGAGACCTTGAAACAATATCCGAAAGATTAAAGGAATTATTCCTAATAAAATAG
- a CDS encoding Zn-ribbon domain-containing OB-fold protein encodes MKDIVRGWRHISQRYNLIGSKCLQCGEVFFPMRVICPKCRRKGQLEPIKFNGNGKIMSYSVIHTPTDEFKNISPYAVAIIELEEGAKITSQIVDCNPDEIEIGQQVELVFRKIREEGDEGVISYGYKFKLKQ; translated from the coding sequence ATGAAAGATATTGTAAGAGGCTGGCGTCACATCTCCCAAAGATATAATCTCATCGGATCAAAGTGTTTACAATGCGGTGAAGTATTTTTCCCCATGAGGGTTATTTGCCCTAAATGCAGAAGAAAAGGTCAATTAGAACCCATAAAATTCAATGGAAACGGAAAAATTATGAGCTACTCTGTTATACACACCCCCACAGATGAATTTAAGAATATATCCCCCTACGCTGTGGCTATTATTGAACTAGAAGAGGGAGCCAAAATCACCAGCCAAATCGTGGATTGTAACCCCGATGAAATCGAAATAGGTCAGCAAGTAGAGCTAGTATTCCGGAAAATCAGAGAAGAAGGCGACGAAGGAGTGATATCCTATGGTTACAAATTCAAACTCAAACAGTAA